One window from the genome of Anabaena sphaerica FACHB-251 encodes:
- the ntrB gene encoding nitrate ABC transporter permease: protein MTLAQKRSTSPKFDNSFLSSLQKKFPELVPPAIALLIFLTIWQLFSWTPGATLPGPIKVIQDTWILILYPFYDKGGTDKGLFWQIWASLQRVAISYTLAAIVGIGLGVLIGVNKTMSKALDPLFQLLRTVPPLAWVPISLAALRQNEPAALFVIFITAIWPILINTAVGVTQIPQDYNNVAKVLQLSKKEYFFNILIPSALPYIFTGLRIAIGLAWLAIIAAEIVMSGIVGIGFFIWDAYQNNNVSEVILALVYIGVVGLILDKLMAALQNRILPSEQK, encoded by the coding sequence ATGACTTTAGCTCAAAAACGTTCTACAAGCCCTAAATTTGATAACAGCTTTTTATCAAGTTTGCAAAAAAAATTTCCTGAACTTGTTCCGCCAGCTATTGCCCTCCTGATCTTCTTAACTATTTGGCAATTATTCTCTTGGACTCCAGGGGCAACACTACCAGGTCCAATAAAGGTTATTCAAGACACCTGGATCTTAATTTTGTATCCCTTCTATGATAAGGGTGGCACTGACAAAGGGCTGTTTTGGCAAATTTGGGCTAGTTTACAACGGGTTGCTATTAGCTATACATTAGCGGCAATTGTCGGTATTGGCTTGGGCGTTTTGATTGGTGTCAATAAAACCATGTCCAAGGCTTTAGATCCCCTATTTCAATTACTCAGAACCGTACCACCTTTAGCTTGGGTGCCTATTTCTTTGGCAGCTTTGCGCCAAAACGAACCAGCAGCATTATTTGTAATTTTCATTACTGCAATTTGGCCAATTCTCATTAACACCGCAGTGGGTGTAACACAAATTCCCCAAGATTACAACAACGTTGCTAAAGTTCTGCAACTTTCCAAAAAAGAATACTTTTTTAACATTCTTATTCCCTCAGCACTACCCTACATTTTTACTGGTTTAAGAATTGCCATTGGTTTGGCTTGGTTGGCAATTATCGCCGCAGAAATCGTTATGTCCGGGATTGTAGGAATTGGCTTTTTTATCTGGGATGCCTATCAAAATAACAACGTCAGCGAAGTTATTTTGGCTCTAGTTTATATCGGTGTTGTTGGTCTAATTTTAGATAAACTCATGGCTGCACTACAAAACAGGATTCTTCCCTCAGAACAAAAATAG
- a CDS encoding CmpA/NrtA family ABC transporter substrate-binding protein: MSDFLNQFSRRKFIVTAGASAGAVFLKGCLGNPPEAGNSGGTSTPSAVQPVANNNPEQKPETIKAKLGYIPIVEAAPLIIALEKGFFAKHGMTEVELSKQASWGSARDNVEIGSAGGGIDGGQWQMPMPHLITEGKITKGNKQIPMYVLAQLVTHGNAIAIANKHLGKGISLKLDGAKPLLAQLKSSTPFTAAFTFPHVNQDLWIRYWLAASGIDPETDVKLLTVPAAQTVANMKTGTMDAFSTGDPWPFRLVNDKIGFMAALTAEIWKNHPEEYFAMRGDWVDQHPKATKALLKGIMEAQQWLDNFDNRKEAAEILAAKKYFGLSSPEILANPYQGKYDMGDGRKIDDKSMAAYYWKDEKGSVSYPYQSHDLWFITENVRWGFLPQDYIANGATKAKELIKKVNREDIWKEAAKELGVPAADIPTSTSRGVEEFFDGVKFDPEKPEEYLKSLKIKKVAV; this comes from the coding sequence ATGTCAGATTTTTTAAATCAATTTTCTCGGCGGAAATTTATCGTTACAGCAGGCGCATCAGCCGGTGCTGTTTTCCTGAAAGGCTGTCTAGGCAATCCTCCAGAAGCTGGTAACAGTGGCGGTACATCTACTCCATCTGCTGTTCAACCAGTAGCTAATAATAACCCAGAACAGAAACCAGAAACGATAAAAGCAAAACTTGGATATATCCCCATTGTTGAAGCCGCACCATTAATTATTGCCCTAGAAAAAGGCTTTTTCGCCAAACATGGGATGACCGAGGTAGAACTTTCTAAACAAGCTTCTTGGGGTTCAGCACGGGATAACGTAGAAATTGGTTCTGCTGGTGGTGGTATTGATGGTGGTCAATGGCAAATGCCCATGCCCCACTTAATTACTGAAGGAAAAATTACCAAAGGGAATAAACAAATTCCCATGTATGTATTGGCGCAGTTAGTTACCCATGGTAATGCAATAGCGATCGCTAACAAACATCTAGGGAAAGGTATTAGCTTAAAACTTGATGGTGCTAAACCTTTATTAGCACAGCTTAAATCCTCCACGCCCTTCACTGCCGCTTTTACCTTCCCCCACGTTAACCAAGACTTGTGGATTCGCTACTGGTTAGCCGCAAGTGGAATTGACCCGGAGACAGATGTCAAATTGTTGACAGTACCTGCGGCACAAACAGTCGCCAACATGAAAACCGGCACAATGGACGCTTTCAGTACCGGCGACCCCTGGCCATTTCGCCTTGTTAACGACAAAATTGGCTTCATGGCCGCATTAACAGCCGAAATTTGGAAAAATCACCCAGAAGAATATTTTGCCATGAGAGGAGATTGGGTTGATCAACATCCCAAAGCCACAAAAGCCCTACTCAAAGGCATCATGGAAGCCCAGCAATGGCTAGATAACTTTGACAACCGTAAAGAAGCGGCTGAAATTCTCGCGGCTAAAAAATATTTTGGCTTATCTTCACCAGAAATTCTTGCCAACCCATATCAAGGTAAATATGACATGGGTGATGGTCGTAAAATTGATGATAAATCAATGGCTGCTTATTATTGGAAAGATGAAAAAGGCAGTGTTTCTTATCCTTACCAAAGTCATGATTTATGGTTTATAACTGAAAACGTGCGTTGGGGATTCTTGCCACAAGATTACATTGCTAATGGTGCAACCAAAGCTAAAGAATTAATTAAAAAAGTTAACCGTGAAGATATTTGGAAAGAAGCCGCTAAAGAATTAGGAGTCCCTGCTGCTGATATTCCCACAAGTACCTCTCGTGGAGTAGAAGAATTCTTTGATGGCGTTAAATTTGACCCAGAAAAGCCAGAAGAATATCTTAAGAGTTTGAAAATCAAAAAAGTTGCTGTTTAG
- a CDS encoding recombinase family protein, giving the protein MKIIAYSFTEPLLETSPDQASWGWEIDRIYQDLGERSQLQQLLNDCDTEPANYLLLRRLEELGDTLEQVSDRLNQLEAMGVMVIATEQAYTSKASEFRLELLNLLQQIQRQQRSRSIRQGHARNRLDASPPPGKVPYGYRRGKGKYTIDRSTSPIVKDFFDNFLLYGSLRGSVRYIAKKYAKKISVTTGRRWLTNPVYRGDTAYQNGEIISDTHLSIISREEAAQVDRLLRRNSRLPSRTASAPHSLAGLVACSQCQAQMIVTRVTQRYQEKKYLYLRNTNCPQIPKCRAISYPEVLEKTIEIVCRDLPLAVAAMNFPQLDAIKNSLNEAVARQQEILHQLPTFIETGVLDTETAKLRSYKLRTEISQLQAKLAILPPVNLRSVAEAVSIPQFWLDLSEVERRFYLREFIRKIDIVRQGEKWDLQVIFIF; this is encoded by the coding sequence ATGAAAATTATTGCTTACAGTTTCACTGAACCACTTTTAGAAACGTCTCCGGATCAAGCTAGTTGGGGTTGGGAGATAGATCGAATATATCAGGATTTGGGAGAGCGATCTCAACTACAACAATTACTAAATGACTGTGACACAGAACCTGCTAATTATCTACTGCTTCGCCGTTTAGAAGAATTGGGGGATACATTAGAACAAGTGAGCGATCGCCTCAACCAACTAGAAGCAATGGGGGTAATGGTAATTGCTACAGAACAAGCTTACACCTCAAAAGCCTCAGAATTCCGCCTTGAACTCCTAAACTTACTCCAGCAAATTCAACGTCAACAGCGCAGTCGCAGTATCCGTCAAGGACACGCCCGAAATCGTCTCGATGCCTCACCACCACCAGGTAAAGTCCCCTATGGCTACCGCAGAGGCAAAGGAAAATATACTATTGATCGCAGTACATCGCCGATAGTCAAAGATTTTTTTGACAACTTTTTACTTTATGGTTCTTTACGTGGTTCAGTTCGTTATATAGCCAAAAAATACGCTAAAAAAATCTCTGTCACCACAGGAAGACGTTGGTTAACAAATCCTGTTTATCGTGGTGATACCGCTTATCAAAATGGGGAAATTATTTCTGATACTCATCTGAGTATTATTTCTAGGGAAGAAGCAGCGCAAGTTGACCGACTTTTACGCAGGAATAGCCGTTTACCATCTCGTACCGCCAGTGCGCCCCATTCTTTAGCTGGTTTAGTTGCTTGTAGCCAGTGTCAGGCGCAAATGATAGTCACTCGTGTTACTCAGCGTTATCAAGAAAAGAAGTATTTATATTTACGGAATACAAACTGTCCCCAAATTCCTAAATGTCGTGCTATTTCTTACCCAGAAGTTTTAGAAAAGACAATTGAAATTGTTTGTCGAGACTTACCTCTAGCAGTAGCAGCAATGAATTTTCCCCAACTGGATGCTATTAAAAATAGTCTAAATGAAGCTGTCGCCCGTCAACAAGAAATTCTCCACCAATTACCCACCTTTATAGAAACCGGAGTATTGGATACAGAAACAGCAAAATTAAGGTCTTACAAACTCCGCACAGAAATATCTCAACTTCAAGCTAAGTTAGCTATTCTCCCCCCTGTAAATTTGCGTTCTGTCGCTGAAGCTGTTTCTATTCCCCAATTTTGGTTAGACTTATCAGAAGTAGAACGACGATTTTATTTGAGAGAATTTATTCGTAAAATAGATATTGTTCGCCAGGGTGAAAAGTGGGATTTGCAAGTAATTTTCATTTTTTAA
- a CDS encoding ArnT family glycosyltransferase: MQEGSYIWTHLEKQHRAVDKWIDGIWLIVLLLAAILLFSINLGELPLRDWDEGTVAQVAREIWRDSAGSMRWLYPTLGGEPYYNKPPLMHWLIAWAYSLGGVNEWTTRLPSAMLTALSVPLLYCIGREIFRLRWAAVYSALIYLTMLPVVRHGRLAMLDGVVVSLLMVMMLCVLRSRRDLRYCLGIGISFGLICLTKGMVGILLGAIAVVFLFWDTPRLLTNYYLWIGIFIGILPVLGWYAAQLLRYGYPFSQIDLGDQSLNQIAAVANGQPQPPWYYLIEILTWTWPWLVFFPETVRYTWENRNLSWAKLIIVWTGVCLLLISLVSVKLPWYIFPIYPSFALAFGFHLTQAENLRLFPSYPRAWVTSFAILALVASAGTIYFSWVSAGTTDLQMIWAAAALTMTLAAILAERGDRQFLKILVWGSYISLLLLVKSNYWVWEPGEAYPVKPVAAMIARANPAVRQIYTSFPYSRSSLDFYSDRTIIPASFGDLQYYWQYNGKSYFLVNASALDSLKLKSIKVVDQAAGWQLITKDTN, from the coding sequence ATGCAAGAAGGAAGCTATATTTGGACTCATCTAGAAAAACAGCATCGCGCAGTTGACAAATGGATTGATGGAATATGGCTGATAGTATTGCTGTTGGCGGCAATATTGCTATTTAGCATCAATCTTGGGGAACTGCCGCTAAGAGATTGGGATGAAGGCACTGTGGCACAGGTCGCCAGAGAAATTTGGCGGGACTCAGCAGGTTCTATGCGCTGGCTTTACCCTACTTTGGGAGGTGAACCATACTATAACAAGCCACCCCTCATGCACTGGCTAATTGCTTGGGCTTACTCCCTGGGTGGTGTGAACGAATGGACAACTCGCTTACCTAGTGCTATGCTTACAGCCCTTTCTGTGCCATTACTGTATTGCATTGGCAGAGAGATATTTCGCCTCCGTTGGGCTGCTGTTTATAGTGCCTTGATTTATCTGACAATGCTACCAGTAGTGCGTCATGGCAGATTAGCAATGCTAGATGGCGTAGTGGTAAGCTTGTTGATGGTAATGATGTTGTGTGTGTTGCGATCGCGCAGAGACTTACGTTATTGCCTTGGTATTGGTATCAGTTTTGGGCTGATTTGCCTAACTAAAGGCATGGTAGGTATATTATTAGGTGCTATTGCTGTAGTCTTTCTCTTTTGGGATACACCAAGACTACTCACCAATTACTATCTGTGGATAGGAATCTTCATCGGCATTCTACCTGTGTTGGGTTGGTATGCTGCCCAACTACTGCGATATGGTTATCCTTTTTCCCAAATTGATTTAGGCGATCAATCCTTGAATCAAATTGCTGCTGTTGCCAATGGTCAGCCTCAACCACCTTGGTATTATCTCATAGAAATTCTCACATGGACATGGCCTTGGCTGGTATTTTTTCCCGAAACTGTGCGCTACACCTGGGAAAATCGGAATCTTAGCTGGGCGAAGCTGATCATAGTTTGGACTGGTGTTTGTTTACTGCTCATTTCTCTAGTTAGTGTGAAACTGCCTTGGTATATATTCCCAATTTATCCCAGCTTTGCTTTGGCCTTTGGTTTCCATTTAACACAAGCCGAGAATTTGCGTTTATTCCCATCCTATCCCCGTGCTTGGGTAACTAGTTTTGCGATCTTGGCTCTGGTAGCTTCTGCGGGTACTATTTATTTTAGTTGGGTGAGCGCAGGGACAACAGACTTACAGATGATTTGGGCCGCAGCTGCTTTGACTATGACTTTGGCAGCGATTTTGGCAGAACGAGGTGATAGGCAATTTCTGAAGATTTTAGTTTGGGGAAGTTATATTTCCCTGCTATTGTTGGTGAAATCTAACTACTGGGTGTGGGAACCAGGAGAAGCTTATCCAGTCAAACCTGTGGCCGCAATGATAGCACGTGCCAATCCCGCAGTTCGACAAATCTACACATCTTTTCCCTATTCTCGTTCATCCTTGGATTTTTATAGCGATCGCACCATTATTCCTGCTTCTTTTGGCGACCTGCAATATTATTGGCAGTATAATGGAAAATCCTATTTCCTGGTGAATGCTTCTGCGTTAGACAGTCTCAAACTCAAATCTATCAAAGTAGTTGATCAAGCCGCAGGTTGGCAATTAATTACAAAAGATACCAATTGA
- a CDS encoding chloride channel protein, with amino-acid sequence MTLLPPTQLRKVNQLAAFPTSSARLTHLINRFQPSPETVVLFLAMLIGGGTGMGVVTFHYLIQLIHDLMLENFMGQIGVWGAWTLACVPTLGGLIVGLMRWRTQDFGPGLSSLIAVSQGREVKQQLRPVSKMIAAAVSLGSGASLGPEGPSVEIGTNFGVLLSDVLQVSQERQRLLLGAGAAAGLAAGFNAPIAGVFFALEVVMGATSFATSAVSVVLLAAVVAALIAQIGLGSQPAFALPAYQVRSLLELPLYLGLGLGASLVALTYTQSIRLIKAFFAGRFKGFEFLGKIPKPIQPIIGGAVVGLVALQYPQILGIGYGTVQAMLQDQEFSLNLLLVLMVLKVLMTAVSSASGFVGGLFAPAMFLGASFGSAYAKILALIAPTIGEYMAAPPAYAMVGMAAVLAGSVRAPLTAILMLFELTRDYRIVLPLMAAVGLSVWLVERIKPTINSNSNLQQIGLSELKDKQVEIVQQISVADAMHSYPKKMPATLGVLEAAMEMIRDRSHSALVIDADEQLVGILSLDDINRTLSLWENYHNSPSEIQANFSSQTLIDICTTDILYAWQDEPLSEALDRMALRGLHQLPVVARNNPDCILGLLEKEQIALTCNLAATRKALQHYLPILPTTDIVIGH; translated from the coding sequence ATGACTCTCTTGCCTCCTACTCAACTGCGGAAGGTAAATCAACTAGCTGCCTTTCCCACATCTTCTGCTCGTTTAACTCATCTGATCAATCGCTTTCAACCATCACCAGAAACAGTAGTGCTGTTTTTAGCAATGCTCATTGGTGGTGGTACGGGGATGGGTGTAGTCACCTTTCATTATTTAATCCAGCTGATTCATGATTTGATGCTGGAAAATTTCATGGGACAGATAGGAGTCTGGGGTGCTTGGACTTTAGCTTGTGTTCCTACTTTGGGCGGACTAATTGTAGGCTTAATGCGTTGGCGCACTCAAGATTTTGGGCCTGGACTTTCATCTTTAATTGCTGTCTCTCAGGGTAGAGAAGTTAAGCAGCAACTACGACCTGTTAGCAAGATGATAGCTGCTGCTGTTTCTTTAGGTAGTGGAGCATCTTTGGGTCCAGAAGGTCCAAGTGTAGAAATTGGCACTAATTTTGGGGTGTTGTTGTCGGATGTGCTGCAAGTTTCTCAAGAGAGACAGCGGCTGCTTTTGGGTGCAGGTGCTGCGGCTGGTTTAGCAGCTGGGTTTAATGCTCCCATTGCCGGGGTATTTTTTGCTCTAGAGGTAGTGATGGGAGCTACATCTTTTGCTACTTCGGCTGTGAGTGTGGTTTTGCTTGCAGCGGTGGTAGCAGCTTTAATTGCTCAAATTGGTTTAGGGAGCCAACCTGCTTTTGCCTTACCTGCTTACCAAGTCCGCAGTCTGTTAGAATTACCGCTTTATCTAGGCTTGGGTTTGGGCGCAAGTTTAGTTGCTCTGACTTATACACAATCTATTCGTTTGATTAAAGCATTCTTTGCGGGACGGTTTAAAGGATTTGAATTTTTGGGCAAGATTCCTAAACCTATTCAACCAATTATTGGTGGTGCAGTAGTTGGTTTAGTGGCTTTGCAGTACCCACAAATTTTGGGCATTGGTTATGGAACTGTACAAGCGATGCTGCAAGATCAGGAGTTTTCCTTGAACTTGTTACTCGTACTCATGGTGTTGAAGGTGCTGATGACGGCAGTTAGTTCTGCTAGTGGTTTTGTGGGTGGTTTGTTTGCCCCAGCAATGTTTTTAGGTGCATCTTTTGGGTCTGCTTATGCCAAAATTTTGGCTTTGATAGCGCCAACAATTGGTGAGTATATGGCTGCTCCTCCAGCTTATGCAATGGTGGGTATGGCTGCTGTTTTAGCGGGTAGTGTGAGAGCGCCGTTAACAGCTATTTTAATGTTGTTTGAATTAACCCGTGATTACCGGATTGTTTTACCTTTGATGGCAGCGGTGGGTTTAAGTGTATGGTTGGTAGAGCGAATCAAGCCAACTATTAATTCTAATTCCAATCTTCAACAGATTGGTCTTTCGGAATTGAAAGATAAGCAGGTGGAAATTGTGCAGCAAATTTCTGTGGCAGATGCTATGCACTCCTATCCCAAAAAAATGCCGGCGACTCTTGGGGTTTTGGAGGCAGCTATGGAAATGATCCGCGATCGCTCACACAGTGCTTTAGTGATTGATGCCGATGAACAATTAGTAGGTATTCTTTCTCTAGACGATATTAACCGCACTCTTTCTCTTTGGGAAAATTACCACAATTCTCCTAGTGAAATACAGGCTAATTTTTCTAGCCAAACACTCATAGATATTTGTACAACTGACATTCTCTACGCTTGGCAGGATGAACCTTTATCGGAAGCTTTAGACCGCATGGCACTGCGAGGTTTGCATCAGCTACCAGTGGTAGCAAGAAACAACCCCGACTGCATTTTAGGTTTACTAGAAAAAGAGCAAATTGCTTTAACTTGCAATTTGGCAGCTACGCGCAAGGCATTACAGCACTATTTACCAATCCTACCTACAACAGATATAGTCATTGGTCATTAG
- a CDS encoding AbrB family transcriptional regulator codes for MPKQKKIDPLVGEELLKKVKELESESKEDKAKQCGYYTVTKNGIERVNMMKFLNALIDAEGIQLDSTPSANGRGGRSASYRISVQSNNNLLIGSAYTKQMNLKPGDEFIITLGKKHIRLRQVDPEDREDEAEVEATA; via the coding sequence ATGCCTAAACAGAAAAAAATTGACCCCCTTGTCGGTGAAGAACTGCTCAAAAAAGTTAAGGAGCTAGAGAGCGAGAGCAAGGAAGATAAAGCTAAACAGTGTGGCTACTATACTGTTACCAAAAATGGTATAGAGCGCGTCAATATGATGAAATTCTTAAATGCCCTAATTGATGCCGAGGGCATTCAGTTGGACAGTACACCTAGTGCCAATGGTCGTGGTGGTCGCAGTGCCAGCTATAGAATTAGCGTACAGTCGAACAACAACTTACTCATAGGTTCAGCTTATACAAAACAGATGAATCTTAAACCTGGAGATGAATTTATCATCACTTTAGGGAAAAAGCACATTCGATTGCGGCAAGTAGATCCAGAAGATAGGGAAGATGAAGCTGAAGTAGAAGCTACAGCTTAA
- a CDS encoding Rrf2 family transcriptional regulator, translating to MKLTTRGHYSVKALLDLSLQPKYGPVSVRAIAKRQDIPAPYLEKLLIEMRRAGLVNSIRGSIGGYQLAKEPVQISIGQILEAVGENMTHLPLNSPPPTQAEDWVTFTLWQRLNQKLKEALYSITLADLYYDARSWQASLGEEASFVV from the coding sequence ATGAAACTAACGACTAGAGGACACTATAGTGTTAAGGCATTGCTGGATTTAAGTTTACAGCCAAAATATGGGCCTGTATCGGTAAGAGCGATCGCCAAGCGTCAAGATATTCCGGCTCCCTATTTGGAAAAGCTGCTCATAGAAATGCGTCGTGCTGGGTTAGTGAATTCAATTCGTGGCAGCATCGGTGGCTATCAATTAGCAAAAGAGCCTGTACAAATTTCTATAGGACAAATTCTAGAGGCAGTTGGGGAAAATATGACTCACTTACCTCTGAACAGTCCACCGCCTACACAAGCGGAAGATTGGGTAACATTTACCTTATGGCAAAGACTTAACCAAAAGTTAAAAGAAGCTTTGTACAGTATTACTCTGGCAGACCTTTATTATGATGCTCGAAGTTGGCAAGCATCTCTAGGGGAAGAAGCAAGTTTTGTGGTTTAG
- the cbiB gene encoding adenosylcobinamide-phosphate synthase CbiB — protein sequence MTNNIYILIIAALLDYLIGDPWGWPHPVRVMGWFISGLSKFFLQHCQSSRIQRVAGIVLALILIIGSGLSGWLIIQMSRWLHPLLGIAVESIFLASCFALHSLRTAAVDVIQPLTTEKLEEARQILSNYVGRDTENLSEAEVLRAVLETVTENATDGVMAPLFYAIVGALIPFIGPVPLALAYKASSTLDSMVGYREAPYTYIGWFSAKLEDCLTWVPCRLTVMTLAILSVKPLDVWRICRRDAIQDPSPNSGWSECAYAAILGVQMGGTNWYGGVAKHKPLLGEAIYPITPTSIYNALQLTRYSFLLWLGVGMILIYNS from the coding sequence ATGACTAATAACATCTATATATTAATTATTGCTGCTTTGTTAGATTACTTAATTGGTGATCCTTGGGGTTGGCCTCATCCAGTGCGAGTGATGGGGTGGTTCATTTCTGGTTTAAGTAAATTTTTTCTCCAACATTGCCAAAGTTCTCGAATACAACGTGTAGCTGGAATTGTACTAGCTCTTATCCTCATCATAGGGAGTGGTTTGTCTGGCTGGTTAATAATTCAAATGAGCAGATGGTTACATCCATTGTTAGGAATTGCTGTAGAGAGCATTTTTCTAGCCAGTTGTTTTGCTCTTCACAGTTTGCGAACCGCTGCTGTAGATGTTATCCAACCTTTAACAACAGAAAAATTAGAGGAAGCGCGGCAGATTTTAAGTAATTATGTGGGTAGGGATACAGAAAATCTTTCAGAAGCCGAAGTTTTGCGAGCAGTTCTGGAAACGGTGACAGAAAATGCTACGGATGGGGTAATGGCTCCCCTGTTTTATGCAATTGTGGGTGCATTAATCCCGTTTATCGGACCTGTTCCTTTAGCTTTAGCATATAAAGCTAGTAGTACCCTAGATTCAATGGTTGGTTATAGAGAAGCACCCTATACTTATATTGGCTGGTTCAGTGCTAAATTAGAAGACTGTTTAACCTGGGTTCCTTGTCGGTTAACAGTGATGACTTTGGCGATATTATCAGTTAAACCTTTAGATGTTTGGCGTATTTGTCGCCGAGATGCTATTCAAGATCCCAGTCCTAATTCTGGTTGGAGCGAGTGTGCCTATGCTGCTATTTTAGGTGTGCAGATGGGAGGAACAAATTGGTATGGTGGAGTAGCTAAACATAAACCACTCTTAGGAGAGGCTATTTATCCTATCACCCCAACTTCGATCTACAACGCTTTGCAATTAACTCGGTATTCGTTTTTATTGTGGTTGGGAGTAGGAATGATTTTAATTTATAATTCATAA
- the pyrR gene encoding bifunctional pyr operon transcriptional regulator/uracil phosphoribosyltransferase PyrR, translated as MSTKVVEILSSEELRRTLTRLASQIIERTRDLSQLLLLGIHTRGVPLANLLARQIESLEGITVSVGALDITFYRDDLDQIGLRTPAKTDIPFDLTGKTVVLVDDVIFKGRTIRAALNAVNEYGRPEVIRLAVLVDRGHRELPIHPDFVGKKLPTAKEEIVKVYLQDDDGRDAVELISN; from the coding sequence ATGTCTACTAAAGTAGTTGAAATTCTCTCATCAGAAGAACTGCGTCGTACTTTGACTCGTCTTGCTTCTCAAATTATTGAAAGGACGCGAGATTTGTCCCAATTGTTACTTCTGGGTATTCATACCAGAGGTGTACCGTTAGCCAATTTATTGGCGCGTCAAATAGAGAGTCTCGAAGGTATCACTGTATCGGTGGGAGCATTAGATATTACATTCTATCGTGATGATTTAGACCAAATTGGCTTAAGAACTCCAGCTAAAACTGATATCCCTTTTGATTTGACGGGGAAAACAGTTGTCCTAGTAGATGATGTCATTTTTAAGGGTAGAACAATTCGTGCTGCTTTAAATGCAGTCAACGAGTATGGTAGACCAGAGGTGATTCGTTTAGCTGTGTTAGTAGATAGGGGTCATCGGGAGTTACCTATTCACCCTGATTTTGTGGGTAAGAAACTGCCTACGGCTAAAGAAGAAATTGTTAAAGTTTATTTACAAGATGACGATGGACGGGATGCGGTGGAGTTAATTAGTAATTGA